ACCGAGCTTAGTTAGTGGCTCCAGGAAGAATCCACGTCTCCTTTCCAGGCGGCGGCTTTCCGTTTCGCCCGTTTCTGCTCAGTGGTTCCAGGATGTATTTGGGCGTGGAAGCAGGCACCCACGCACCTAGTAGTAGCATATGCCGCGCCCAAATTAGAGTCTGGTTTTGGCTCCACCGGTCTAAAAGTTGCTAAGATTTCGTGATGGTTCCTCGACAATACCAGAAATCGAGTCCTTGTGTCCTGCCCTAAATGCCTTTCACCATGTTTTTGCCATTTGTGGCGTGCCTTTTTTTGGTGTGTGCTTCTTGTTTCTAGAAAAAGAGCTGTTCTTTTGCTGAATCTTCGCTGAACAAGTGTGATCCTTCTGGAGCATTTCTTATCTTCAGAGCTTTGTGTTCTTGTTCAGATTTTAGATCATAGTATTAGTTGCTTTCGTGCCAGAGCATTTTGTAGCTGCAATGCCTCCACACCTAACACACTTGGTGCTCACCTGAGATGTGACATGTCAAAAATGTTAGCAACGACGCGGGAATCTCGTGCGCGCGTCGAAGATCGCTGTCTTGGCTTTCTTCATGAGCAAGTGACATTTTTGCAGCCCTTGTTTTGGTGTGGCTGCCAAGATTGATTGATGTTCTGATTGTAGGTGCCGCGAGAAGCAACGGAAGGAGGCCTCTCGCCTGCAGACTGTGAACCGGAAGCTGTCTGCGATGAACAAGCTGCTGATGGAGGAGAACGACAGGCTGCAGAAGCAGGTGTCCCGTCTCGTCTACGAGAACGGCTACATGCGGACGCACCTCAATAATGTGAGTTTTGTCCCATCACTTGATACTCAAATCGTGTGAACATTTTGCATTGAGTTTTTCCCCAAGAGATAATAATTTCAGCAGGAGGAACAGTTTTGAGTTCTTGGATACTGTTATGGCCTCTGATTTGAAACCTCGGGGCTAGTGGGCTGTGAATGCTACTGTTATCTTCTAAATAAATGCAAATTCGTGTTGGATTCATGCATTATCTGCTGTTCAAATCGTTGGCTCCTGCGCCTAAACTTTTGTTGAATGATGCTTTGCAGCCTTCTGTAGCGACTACAGACACAAGCTGTGAGTCTGTTGTTACTAGTggtcagcaccagcagcagcagaaCGCAGTAGTTCCGCGTCCGCAAAGGGACGCGAACAACCCAGCAGGGTAATTACAGTTTCACTTTTTTATGATGTTtgcatgtcattttgcttaagttTGATTGAATTTGTTATGTTTGTTACAGTCTACTCGCTATCGCTGAGGAGACATTGGCAGAGTTCCTGTCCAAGGCGACGGGGACTGCTGTCGATTGGGTGCAAATGGTTGGGATGAAGGTAATGTCATAATTCCAACTGGTGGAACTCCGGCATGCGTTGATTATTTCAGTTTCTTTATACCCGGTAAATTTAAAATCGGTGTTTCTTTACAGCCTGGTCCGGATTCCATTGGAATCATTGCTGTTTCGCACAATTGTAGTGGCGTAGCAGCCCGAGCTTGCGGTCTTGTGAGCCTTGAGCCCACAAAGGTACGTTGTTGTTGTTCATCATCACAGAGCCTTTTTGTTTCCATTCAGCAGACACCTGCTAACAGACTACTACCACACAGGTTGCCGAGATCCTCAAGGATCGCCCCTCTTGGTATCGTGACTGTCGGTGTGTGGATGTGCTCCAAATTATCCCTACGGGTAATGGTGGAACTATTGAGCTTATCTACATGCAGGTATTGCATCCTCTTGCAAGTTATAGTTGACTTGGGTTCCCTTGTCTGGGTTTATTTGGATATGGTCTTCTGTGTTGACTGTAACATATTGTTCTTCCAATTATGTAGACTTATGCACCGACAACTTTGGCGGCACCGCGTGACTTCTGGATTCTCCGCTACACTAGCGGTCTTGAAGACGGCAGTCTTGTGGTATTGATATGTCTCATTGCTTGTTATGATTAATTGATTATGACATTTATGTTGGTTTGTTCATCTGTTTGTCAACTTCTCTGTTGGGCTTGGTCTGTTTGGATCAAACGACTTTTTGTTACACTTTACACTGTAACATTTGCGATGCCATGTTAATGCTACTAGGTTGACTGTTCAGAATATTGTTTGTGCTGAGATCTGGTAACCGTTACTCACTGCCTTCTTCTGTAGATCTGTGAGAGATCGTTGACTCAAGCCACTGGCGGTCCATCAGGACCTAACACTCCAAATTTTGTCCGAGCCGAGGTGCTACCTAGTGGCTATTTAATACGCCCTTGCGAGGGGGGTGGCTCCATGATCCACATTGTAGATCATGTTGATTTGGATGTAAGCAAAATTATACTTGATCAAATTTGCAACTTTCATAATATGTACTTGTATCTTAGAATCCTATCTCTTTGTAGGCTTGGAGTGTGCCTGAGGTCCTTAGACCACTTTATGAGTCTCCAAAGATTCTTGCGCAGAAGATGACAATTGCTGTATGTTCTACCATTGCATTTTCATTAGGATTTTGTCTGTGCTAAGCATTTGCCTGTTCCTGTGGCACTAAGATATGAATTATTAAGTGACAATCACTTGTCCACTTTTTACAGGCTCTGCGTCACATTAGGCAGATTGCTCATGAATCAAGTGGAGAAATGccctatggaggggggcgccagcCAGCAGTTCTAAGAACATTTAGTCAGAGATTGAGCAGGTTTGTGGCAATGCTCTAATATTCCGTGCATGCCATTCACACCACCTTAGTTTACCAAAAGATATCCCATACATGCCCCATGACTAAGGTCCTCGACATGTTTTGCAGAGGCTTCAACGACGCTGTTAATGGATTTCTGGATGATGGCTGGTCACTGATGAGCAGTGATGGTGCTGAGGATGTTACAATTGCTATCAACTCATCTCCAAACAAACTTGCTGGATCTCATGTCAACCCCTCCCAGATGTTTACTGCAATTGGGGGCGGCGTCTTATGTGCCAAGGCTTCAATGTTGCTGCAGGTTTTTACTCGTAAACCATCTACGTTTTATTTAGTAGGGGGGATGTGTTGATGCTTGTGTGACCTGACCATAACTGAGCCTGGCGAACTTGGTTTCATCATGTAGAATGTACCGCCCGCTCTACTAGTACGATTTCTGAGGGAGCACCGCTCTGAATGGGCTGATCCTGGTGTTGATGCTTATTCTGCCGCTGCTTTGCGAGCTAGTCCTTATGCAGTTCCTGGTCTACGAGCGAGTGGATTTATGGGCAGTCAGGTTATACTGCCACTTGCACACACCTTAGAGCATGAAGAGGTATTTCAAGTTCGCTTAAGTTCTTATACATTGTCTTGTACTCATATTTAACCGGTCTTCGTCCCTTAAACTAACCTCTTAAATTGCAGTTCTTGGAGGTTATTAGACTGGAGGGACACAGTCTCTGTCATGATGAAGTTGTTCTATCAAGAGATATGTATCTTCTGCAGGTATCCTTTCAGCCGGCACTAGCTAgtttgcatcattttcattttatttGTTGCACCGCCCTTACGAATCTGTGTCTTCTATGGCAGTTATGCAGCGGTGTTGATGAGAATGCTGCTGGTGCATGTGCACAGCTTGTCTTTGCGCCGATTGATGAATCGTTCGCTGATGATGCTCCACTGCTACCGTCAGGCTTCCGTGTGATACCACTTGATGCCAAGACGGTTAGTATAGTTTGCACTGGTAACATTGATCTTGTCTATTGTTTAACACTGAACTAACTTGGTGTTATGCACTTAAAACTGTAGGATGCACCATCTGCGACACGTACACTTGACCTTGCATCCACTCTTGAGGTTGGACCTGGTGGGACTCGTGCTCCCAGCGACGCATCCAGCACCAGCAACACAAGATCAGTGCTTACCATTGCTTTCCAGTTCTCGTATGAGAACCACCTTCGAGAGAGTGTTGCGGCAATGGCGAGGCAGTATGTGAGGACTGTTGTGGCATCGGTGCAGAGAGTGGCCATGGCGATAGCCCCTTCCCGCCCTGGTGGACAGCTTGAAATGAAGAACCCTCCAGGATCTCCTGAGGCTCACACGCTTGCGAGGTGGATCGGCAGGAGCTACAGGTATATGGCTGTCTCTTTTTTTTTCCCTCACTCTGAAGATGGTTGCCATTTATCCATTTCATCTTAGCAGCACTGCCTGTACTATTACTCCATGGTATCACAATGGAGAAGTAATTTGGTTGCGTGAAAAACTTCCAGGTTTCACACTGGGGCGGAACTCCTATGCACGGAGTCACAGAGCGCGGACGCTTCCCTGAAGGCGCTGTGGCAGCACTCGGATTCAATCATGTGCTGTTCCCTGAAGGTCGGTTGCGTGTTTGATCATGTTGTCACAGCACATATATTCACACTGGTGCTGTCTGGGCCTAACAACAAAAATGTTTGGCTTGCAACAATTTCAGGCTGCTCCGGTGTTCACCTTCGCCAATCAGGCCGGGCTCGACATGCTGGAGACGACGCTGATCGCGCTCCAGGACATCTCGCTCGAGAAGATCCTCGACGACGACGGCCGCAAGGCGCTGTGCTCCGAGTTCCCCAAGATCATGCAGCAGGTGCGTACTACGTAGCCAGGCAGAGCCAGCCACCGTTCTGAATGATGAACAGCAATGTGCTGAAACTCAAACTGTCTTTGCTGTGTGTGTGTGCATCTTTTCAGGGTTTCGCGTACCTCCCGGGCGGCGTGTGCGTGTCGAGCATGGGGCGGCCGGTGTCGTACGAGCAGGCGGTGGCGTGGAAGGTGCTgggcgacgacgacgcgccgcacTGCCTCGCCTTCATGTTCGTCAACTGGTCCTTCGTCTAGTAGTTTGTAGTTACTAGTTCACAAACTGTTCTGCAAAGAACCTTCGTGTGCCGGCGCTCGGTCGCTTTTGCCTTGTGTCTAGAGTCAAGACCCTCTTTCATTCAGTTTTATCATCATCATCCATCACCCTGTGGAACACGCCTACctgctttgttgttgttgttgcccgcTGTATGAATGGATTGCGTGTCATGTGAATCGTGTGACCGACTGATCGTGATTCGATCTTGGGGGGGTCCCCGGTGACGGCGTGGTTGCTTGCCCCGCGTGCCTGGTGTGAGGTGAGGCGTGATGCGGCCGTGTGCCGACCCCGGGCCAACGGCGGGGCGGCAGCGAGGCGCGGGAGGGACCCCGGACGGTGACCGGCGGTGGTGGTCGCGTCTCGGCCGGTGAGGTCTCCGTGGCTGGCTGGGTGGCCTTGGGGTGGGGTGGTGGGCTGGTCGTGAAAGACTGAAAGTAAGGCGGGGAAGCTGCGGTCGGCCGGAGGGCACCTGAGGACGGCGACGGCGCGCCAACTTGCCGTGTTTTGaccgcttcttctttttcttcgaagAGGGGAGCGGAGGCTCGCTGTCCAGACGCGTGCGCCGCGCGGGTCTCGGTGATGGCCTGAGGTGATGCACGATCACCCGAGGTAACCAGGGTTTCGCTTTCCGCGTTTAATGGGACCCCGAGGATGTTTTGAGACTCCTTTCAATCCGAAATCAAGTTGCGTTAAGAGCAACTAGATTCACCGTATTATTACtattattttgcgaaaaaaaacttctgatctattcgTGGCAGTTCTCAGGTAGTACTAACAAAAGTTCCATCTAGATCACATGAAAAAAGAGAACATCTAAATCGCATAGGAAAAAGAGTTACAACCAGATCCATAAACCACGTAGCGACGACCATAAGTACCGGAGCAAACCGAAGATACATCCAGATCCATAAACCACGTAGCGACGACCATAAGCACCGGAGCAAACCGAAGATACATCCAGATCCATAAACCATCTAGTGACGACCATAAGCACCGGAGCAAACCGAAGATACATCCAGATCCATAAACCATCTAGCGACGACCATAAGCACCGGAGCAAACCGAAGATACATCCAGATCCataaaccacctagcgacgaccATGAGCACCGGAGCAAGCCCAAGACGcgtcaccatcatcgtctctcccTTGTCAGAGCCGGGCAAATCTTGTTGTAGTTGACAGTCGAAAAGTCCTCGTGTTAAGGCCCACAAGATCAGCGCACCAAAACAACAATCGTCGCCAATGAAGAGAAGCGTGGATCTAAAGTATTCAACATGTAGACACACGAATGCACAAGAACGAAAGTTGGATTCAAGTAGATCCACCATAGGCAAACTCCGTTCAAATCCTATAGGGTCTACCAGAGACACATCTACACACGCTCTTCGAcaatgctagacgcaccgccgagACAAGGGCTAGGTGAAGAGAATCTTATTTCATCTTCATGGAGCCGCTGTTGTCTTGCCTTTTCAAACATGGCACAAACCCTAAATAGACACCTAAAATCGGAGCGGAGGCCCTCCCGCCGATAAGGGCGAGGTTCACCAGGTCTCCATGGCCTAAGGCCACAGGAAACGGGCGCCGGCACCGGCAGAAGACGTgaaaccctaaaagcctaagttCGGATAGAAGAGGGATGGAGGGGTACGAGACCAAAACCATTGTTGGGCTATTTCCCGTTCCCTCTAGGAACCAAAAAATCAACAGATTCATATAGGTAGCATCCAAAATGGATTTTGTAACGCACttcataatttcaaaaaagtgGCAGAGGTAGTGTGCAAACTCGGATTCCCAAAACTACAGCCTAGCCTCTACGATTTGTTACCCCAATATTTTTGTATGGATGTGCATACAAACTTTATTCCAACTCAAGGTTCAGATCATTATAATTCAATTTTTCACGTTTCAGTGTCAAGTCCGTCAACCAATTCAGTAATATCTTAATATCCGTAGGTTCAAATCATGAATCCAAGTTTTAACAAAGAATGGGGTCCGAAGACACCCATTAATCTAAATTAACAAATTTTCTGAATGCGGCTAATAATACAGCGAAACATAATACAGTGAAACAAAATGCTCCGAAAACAATTAAGCAAATTTAAGCATATTATCGCCCATGTAGCTACCACTCATGCTCAACGAGATCTTTGCATATCTGGTCATGGGATGCCTCGGTCTTCAGTCTTCCGGTAAACCTCTAGAAAAGTCTGAATACAGCCTAGCCTAGGTTTCTACCAGGTTGACAGTTTAGCCAATAAAGTTATACTCGTAGTTTACATGGACATAGTATATCTCATTCGTGATGATAGGATCACACAAAGAAAACTAGACCATGGCTTAGACGGCCCACGACGTTTCATTAAGGCGAAAGATGAGTACACAccgccatgattgaagatgaatagatcaaaagttttttCGCAAAAACCAAAATGCGGGCATGTGGGCAGGTTTTAGCACCTACTGACCACCAGCCATGCCAAGGTATCGCTGTCTTGGAAACGAGCATGGGGCCGACCTCCTCAGCAAGTTGTGGAAGGGAGGAATGGCGGCAAAGTCAGGCCCGCATCAAGCTCTTGTGGTGCGGCCACAGTGGTGCTGGGGTGGACGGACGGTAATCTACCGCGTGCTTCGTGTCGGTAAGGCTCGTTTGCGCGACCACATCGATCAAGCTAGAGGCTTTACAGTGGGTACTTCCTCTTTCCGGATTTATTGGTCATCTTTGCATTTCGTGTTAAATTTGATtataaatttaactaataaaatacaatTTGTATGGAGCCAAGATAGTGTCGTTGAAAACTAATTTCAAATCCGAATTCTTTTTGTAGAGAATTTCAAatacgaattcaacaatataatttttgtggCGTAtcacttgtactccctccattttaaaTATAAGTCATTATAGAGATTTTAAtaccgtatgtagtccatattgagatGACTCGTATTTAGGGACGGTGAGTAGTTTTAGTCAAtcgtagacggagggagtagtaaaaacgAGCGGCGGTAAAACACAGAGGAGGCCGCGAGAGTAGGGTAGCATGCATGCGCCGATGCAGCTTGCTACGGCGCCGCAGACGTGCAGCTGCTCCGGTTGGTTCGTGTGCAGCAGCGGTAGCGGCGGGCCCCGCTCGTGCCACGCCAGAGCAGACAGCCCGTGTCCTGTCAATGCCATTCTTCCCCTCCCTCCGTTTTGCCTGCAGCGCATTTATACGCGCGAGCCAGCCAGCTTAATTCCCGCTGCAGGACTCTCTCATCCGTCGCCGTCGTCCGACGTGACGACGAGCGTAAACGGCTGCGGTTTTGTTGCTTCTGCTCCATGCCTGCCATGGTCAGGCACATTCAATGGCGGTGTCTGTCTGCGTGGAGAGCGACGTGAGGCGACGATATGACCGGGCAACAGTCACGGGGAAGGAGGGGACGAGCGTCGCGGCGGCCGAGGAGCGGGCTGGCCGTACCGCGGGGCAGGAGGAATAATCCGAATGGATCAGACGGCCGCGGCCGCCCCGAGGCGCCGGGATCCGCCGGTCGGGAATAATCGCCTCGCCTCGCCTGCTGCCCTGCCATGCTGGTGGGGTGGGGGGACAATGCCGAGGTGGCCTCGCCGCCCGCGACGGGGCCAGTGGGCGCAAGCCGTGGTGGTGCCGATCGtggcccgcgcccgtcgtcgtccTCGCCACCTTTCCTCCCTGGGGCTCCGCGCGCTGTGCGGTGCGGTTGCGCGCGCGTCCGGGGGCACGGCACAGCGCGCACGCGGGTGACGGCCTACCATATACCATACCATTGCCATCTCCCCCGCTGACGGACGGGAATCGATGACGACGGCCGAGCCAGGCACGCGCGCGCCACCTGTCGCCGCCGTGGCCGCAGCGCAGGCTGAGGCACGGCACAGTGCTACGTAGTACGCGGCGCAGCGCAGGCCATCATGGCTGGCTGGCGCCTGTGCGCATCATGCAGCGTCGTGGCTGCGCTCGTTCCAGGCTTTAAAGTTTGAACTCTGATGTGATCAGGGAGGGCAGCGAGGTTTCAATGCCGCCGCGAGCTGCGCGAACGACCGGTGTTGACCCGTCACTGTGCGCGCGTGCGTGTGTGCCGGCGAGCGCGGTGACGCGGCCGGCCGGCGTGCGGCATGCTGGAGGAGTAGCCAGACCCCTACCTCGCGTAGCAGTATGTATGTAGGTCGGCGACCAGTCACCCATGGGGAATTAAACGCCGGGTACGTGGTTGTTGGCATTGCTGGACCTCCCCGATTTCTCTCCTTGTCTCGGTCGAGATCCCCTACATTAAAATTTTGATGTCGATTGAAGGTTTGTTCTCTAGTGCGGATATACCATCAAGACAATATACGGCCACGATTGGTTAGCCTTCCCGTTTAACCACACTTTTGTGCCACAGTTCTTGTGATGGTCAAGTTGGTTATTGGAGGCCACGCTTGTGGCAAAAGTGTCGCAAAGTGTGGATGGCAACCAAACATACTTTATTACATACTAGTTGTTCTTAAGATATGTTCGAACTAGGGTGGTAAATAACTAAATACTACTATTACACAAGGTAAACATACCGACAACTCTTCGCGTAGGTCTATTCCTCAGTTGTTGTGAGTAATGCAGGAGGTCTTTTATTTTGAAGGGGTAATACAGGAGGTCATGTGTATCACTTAGCGTGTGCACGCTTCTTTTTTCtatcttttgaaaaaaaaaattgcgtTTCTGTTTTTTCCACTAATTTTAGGAATGGTCTAGATAATGTTTTAAACATATTATATTTTCTTAATTTATAATAATAACGTTTGACATTCATTTAACAAATTGTTTATCATGTATTCCAGAAATGTACATCATATGTTTGACAAATATTTGCAAACATTTTCATTGCTGGCACCCTACGTCGCATAGCTGTATGTAGGTCGATGTAGGTCGACCACCAGTCCACGGGGAATTAAACGCCGGGGTACGTAGTCGTTGGCATTGCCGGCCCTCCCTGATTTCTCTCGTTG
This window of the Triticum aestivum cultivar Chinese Spring chromosome 5D, IWGSC CS RefSeq v2.1, whole genome shotgun sequence genome carries:
- the LOC123122730 gene encoding homeobox-leucine zipper protein HOX32; this encodes MAGAMVVHGHGGGGRDRDRDRSSPGGSGAPQVDTGKYVRYTPEQVDALERVYSECPKPSSLRRQQLIRECPILSNIEPKQIKVWFQNRRCREKQRKEASRLQTVNRKLSAMNKLLMEENDRLQKQVSRLVYENGYMRTHLNNPSVATTDTSCESVVTSGQHQQQQNAVVPRPQRDANNPAGLLAIAEETLAEFLSKATGTAVDWVQMVGMKPGPDSIGIIAVSHNCSGVAARACGLVSLEPTKVAEILKDRPSWYRDCRCVDVLQIIPTGNGGTIELIYMQTYAPTTLAAPRDFWILRYTSGLEDGSLVICERSLTQATGGPSGPNTPNFVRAEVLPSGYLIRPCEGGGSMIHIVDHVDLDAWSVPEVLRPLYESPKILAQKMTIAALRHIRQIAHESSGEMPYGGGRQPAVLRTFSQRLSRGFNDAVNGFLDDGWSLMSSDGAEDVTIAINSSPNKLAGSHVNPSQMFTAIGGGVLCAKASMLLQNVPPALLVRFLREHRSEWADPGVDAYSAAALRASPYAVPGLRASGFMGSQVILPLAHTLEHEEFLEVIRLEGHSLCHDEVVLSRDMYLLQLCSGVDENAAGACAQLVFAPIDESFADDAPLLPSGFRVIPLDAKTDAPSATRTLDLASTLEVGPGGTRAPSDASSTSNTRSVLTIAFQFSYENHLRESVAAMARQYVRTVVASVQRVAMAIAPSRPGGQLEMKNPPGSPEAHTLARWIGRSYRFHTGAELLCTESQSADASLKALWQHSDSIMCCSLKAAPVFTFANQAGLDMLETTLIALQDISLEKILDDDGRKALCSEFPKIMQQGFAYLPGGVCVSSMGRPVSYEQAVAWKVLGDDDAPHCLAFMFVNWSFV